Proteins encoded together in one Catellatospora citrea window:
- the tatA gene encoding Sec-independent protein translocase subunit TatA — protein sequence MGALKPWHLILVVVVLVILFGSKKLPDAARSLGRSMRIFKAETKALSEDGKDGKDATAEKADAQVTAQQPLDGQASAKPVVDPVQRQQS from the coding sequence ATGGGCGCCCTTAAGCCGTGGCACCTCATCCTCGTGGTCGTGGTGCTGGTGATCCTCTTCGGCTCGAAGAAGCTGCCGGACGCGGCCCGTTCGCTCGGTCGCTCGATGCGCATCTTCAAGGCCGAGACCAAGGCGCTGTCCGAGGACGGCAAGGACGGCAAGGACGCGACCGCTGAGAAGGCCGACGCCCAGGTGACGGCGCAGCAGCCGCTCGACGGCCAGGCTTCCGCCAAGCCGGTCGTGGACCCGGTCCAGCGCCAGCAGTCCTGA
- a CDS encoding helix-turn-helix transcriptional regulator has product MSSAKTSADRLARLLNLVPYLLARPGIELVEAAADLGVSDRQLREDLELLWVCGLPGYGPGDLIDMSFDGDRVTITYDAGIDRPLRLTPDEATALVVALRMLAETPGVADRDAIHRALTKIEQAAGEIDAPVAVRLPGNDDRLADLRSALERGNALRLSYYSAARDVSSERVVDPMRLLSVSGRSYLEAWCRSAGAVRMFRVDRIDALVELDERAAPPAEAQSGDVAEGVFQPDPDAPTVTLRVGRGGRWITEYYPCESVVEVTPEEWLVSLRVNDMDWARRLVLGLGPQVVVVAPAELADAVRDSAVQALAAYA; this is encoded by the coding sequence ATGAGCAGCGCCAAGACGTCCGCGGACCGGCTGGCCCGGCTGCTGAACCTGGTGCCCTACCTGCTCGCCCGGCCGGGCATCGAGCTGGTCGAGGCCGCCGCCGACCTCGGGGTGTCCGACCGGCAGCTGCGCGAGGACCTGGAACTGCTGTGGGTGTGCGGCCTGCCGGGCTACGGCCCGGGTGACCTGATCGACATGTCGTTCGACGGGGACCGGGTCACCATCACCTACGACGCGGGCATCGACCGGCCGCTGCGGCTCACGCCCGACGAGGCGACGGCGCTGGTCGTGGCGCTGCGCATGCTGGCCGAGACGCCGGGCGTGGCCGACCGGGACGCCATCCACCGCGCCCTGACGAAGATCGAGCAGGCCGCGGGCGAGATCGACGCGCCGGTCGCGGTGCGGCTGCCCGGCAACGACGACCGGCTGGCCGACCTGCGCTCGGCGCTGGAACGCGGCAACGCGCTGCGGCTGAGCTACTACTCGGCGGCGCGGGACGTGTCCAGCGAGCGGGTCGTGGACCCGATGCGACTGCTGTCGGTGTCCGGCCGCTCGTACCTGGAGGCCTGGTGCCGCTCGGCGGGCGCGGTGCGCATGTTCCGGGTGGACCGCATCGACGCCCTGGTCGAGCTGGACGAGCGCGCTGCGCCACCGGCGGAGGCGCAGTCCGGTGACGTCGCCGAGGGCGTGTTCCAGCCCGACCCGGACGCGCCGACGGTGACCCTGCGGGTGGGCCGGGGCGGTCGCTGGATCACCGAGTACTACCCGTGCGAGTCGGTGGTCGAGGTGACGCCGGAGGAGTGGCTGGTCTCGCTGCGCGTCAACGACATGGACTGGGCGCGCCGGCTGGTGCTCGGGCTCGGGCCGCAGGTGGTCGTGGTGGCTCCGGCGGAGCTGGCCGACGCGGTGCGTGACAGTGCGGTGCAGGCGCTCGCGGCGTACGCGTAG
- a CDS encoding helix-turn-helix transcriptional regulator produces the protein MSRSRTERLVNLVICLLSTRRFLTAAQIAATVPGYEHNADDAREHEAFQRKFERDKAELRALGVPLETGTASVFDTEPGYRIARRDYALPAIPLAPDEAAAVGVAARLWRHAGLAAAATSGLAKLRAGGVDVDPHATLGVEPVLAVDAAFEPLTGAARARREVTFPYRVPEDDAPTTRHLQPWGVVCWRGRWYVVGHDTVRDAPRCFRLSRIVGPVRQVGEERAFEPPADLDLISYVARWSGPVERNRTTRVLVRPGRAAGVRRWAANCTATPEGDVLELRYADADGFAAWLVGYGADVTVLEPAEVREATIARLREIAGVSASAELAEVA, from the coding sequence GTGTCGCGCAGTCGAACCGAACGCCTGGTCAACCTTGTGATCTGTCTGCTGTCCACGCGGCGCTTCCTGACCGCCGCGCAGATCGCCGCCACCGTGCCCGGATACGAGCACAACGCCGACGACGCCCGTGAGCACGAGGCGTTCCAGCGCAAGTTCGAGCGGGACAAGGCCGAGCTGCGCGCGCTCGGCGTGCCGCTGGAGACCGGCACCGCCAGTGTCTTCGACACCGAGCCCGGTTACCGCATCGCCCGGCGCGACTACGCCCTGCCGGCGATCCCGCTGGCGCCCGACGAGGCCGCCGCGGTCGGCGTCGCGGCGCGGCTGTGGCGGCACGCCGGGCTTGCCGCCGCCGCCACCTCGGGCCTGGCCAAGCTGCGCGCCGGCGGGGTCGACGTGGACCCGCACGCGACCCTGGGCGTCGAGCCGGTGCTCGCCGTCGACGCCGCGTTCGAGCCGCTGACCGGTGCCGCCCGGGCCCGCCGCGAGGTGACCTTCCCCTACCGGGTGCCCGAGGACGACGCGCCGACCACCCGGCACCTGCAGCCGTGGGGCGTGGTCTGCTGGCGCGGCCGGTGGTACGTCGTCGGCCACGACACCGTCCGCGACGCTCCGCGCTGCTTCCGGCTGTCGCGCATCGTCGGCCCGGTGCGCCAGGTCGGCGAGGAGCGCGCCTTCGAGCCGCCGGCCGACCTCGACCTCATCAGCTACGTGGCCCGCTGGTCCGGGCCGGTGGAGCGCAACCGCACCACGCGCGTGCTCGTGCGGCCCGGTCGCGCCGCGGGCGTGCGCCGCTGGGCGGCGAACTGCACGGCCACCCCTGAGGGCGACGTGCTGGAGCTGCGCTACGCCGACGCGGACGGCTTCGCCGCCTGGCTGGTCGGCTACGGCGCGGACGTGACGGTGCTGGAGCCGGCCGAGGTGCGCGAGGCGACCATCGCCCGGCTGCGCGAGATCGCCGGCGTGAGCGCTTCCGCCGAGCTGGCGGAGGTGGCCTGA